The following coding sequences lie in one Yoonia sp. G8-12 genomic window:
- the nirK gene encoding copper-containing nitrite reductase, which translates to MTKFINPGLMPTNRRNVLRGSVLAGAAVMTGAAVGATPRTPRITGINETSAKLYRAADQQQAESTAAPADLSGYTRVKQELVAPPFAPEHEQIATGGPKIIEITMETTERLMVVDEDTGAEVWALTYNGSVPGPLIICHEGDMVELTLRNPVDSMMEHNIDFHASTGALGGGGLTHVYPGEETVLRWKATKPGCFTYHCAPGGAMIPYHVTHGMNGAVMVLPRDGLKDAQGNPLVYDSIAYIGEQDYYLPMDENGNYRTYEAAGDDYADSLEAMRKLIPTHSVFNGAVGALTGEHALKANVGETVLMIHNQANRDSRPHLIGGHGDYVWESSFSDAPLTGMETWFVRGGSAVAAMYTFEQPGVYAYVNHNLIEGVMLGATAHFVVAGEWDNTLMEQVVAPHEFAT; encoded by the coding sequence ATGACCAAATTCATCAATCCAGGTCTTATGCCAACAAACCGCCGCAACGTCCTGCGCGGAAGCGTCCTTGCTGGGGCCGCCGTCATGACAGGTGCCGCCGTTGGTGCCACACCGCGGACACCGCGCATCACTGGCATCAACGAAACATCCGCCAAACTGTACCGCGCAGCCGATCAACAACAGGCTGAGAGCACTGCAGCCCCTGCTGATTTGTCCGGCTACACACGGGTCAAACAAGAACTGGTGGCCCCGCCCTTTGCGCCCGAACATGAACAGATCGCGACAGGCGGCCCCAAGATCATCGAAATCACCATGGAGACAACAGAACGTCTGATGGTCGTCGATGAAGACACCGGCGCAGAAGTCTGGGCGCTGACCTACAACGGCTCTGTGCCCGGTCCGCTGATCATCTGCCACGAAGGCGATATGGTGGAACTGACCCTGCGCAACCCTGTCGACAGCATGATGGAACACAACATCGACTTCCACGCCTCCACAGGCGCGTTGGGCGGCGGCGGTTTGACCCACGTCTATCCCGGTGAAGAAACCGTGCTGCGCTGGAAAGCCACCAAACCCGGTTGCTTTACCTACCACTGCGCACCCGGCGGTGCGATGATCCCCTACCACGTCACCCACGGGATGAACGGCGCGGTCATGGTCTTGCCACGCGACGGTCTGAAAGACGCCCAGGGCAACCCGTTGGTCTATGACAGCATCGCCTATATCGGCGAACAGGATTACTACCTGCCGATGGACGAGAATGGCAACTATCGCACCTATGAGGCCGCCGGTGACGACTACGCTGACAGTCTTGAAGCGATGCGCAAACTTATCCCGACACACTCGGTCTTTAACGGGGCTGTCGGTGCCTTGACCGGAGAGCATGCGCTGAAAGCGAATGTCGGAGAAACCGTTCTGATGATCCACAATCAGGCGAACCGTGACAGCCGTCCGCACCTTATCGGTGGACACGGCGACTATGTCTGGGAAAGCTCGTTCAGCGATGCCCCCCTGACTGGGATGGAAACATGGTTTGTGCGTGGCGGCAGCGCCGTGGCGGCGATGTACACCTTTGAGCAACCCGGCGTTTATGCCTACGTCAATCACAACCTGATCGAGGGTGTGATGCTTGGGGCAACCGCGCACTTTGTGGTCGCGGGCGAATGGGACAACACCTTGATGGAACAGGTTGTTGCACCGCATGAATTTGCCACCTGA
- a CDS encoding formylglycine-generating enzyme family protein: MFATLHSALSNHRTFGFAMTGVVGVAVIIGAALALRGPDLTFAPEMAPQAVELPDGRTLFVQRYEVTVGEWNVCHKKGGCSLALRARPDQDPMTVPATGLNYVDVQEYLRWISAETRHDWRLPTSQEWAFMAEPVLPEEPDPIFTDPELTWASSYLIEGLASRTLKPQGSFATSPQGIADLNGSVWEWTNSCYSGTADLGRCPAFYVGGEHVAAIPFLVRDPARGGCAAGTPPAHLGMRLVTDRSL; the protein is encoded by the coding sequence ATGTTTGCCACCCTCCACTCTGCTCTATCAAACCACCGTACCTTTGGGTTTGCCATGACAGGCGTTGTGGGGGTGGCCGTCATCATCGGGGCCGCGCTCGCGTTGCGTGGCCCCGATCTTACATTTGCCCCGGAAATGGCACCGCAAGCGGTGGAATTGCCAGACGGGCGCACATTGTTTGTCCAACGCTACGAAGTCACCGTCGGCGAGTGGAATGTGTGTCATAAAAAAGGTGGATGCTCTCTCGCGCTGCGCGCAAGGCCAGATCAAGACCCGATGACTGTTCCGGCGACAGGTCTGAACTACGTCGATGTCCAGGAATACCTGCGCTGGATAAGCGCTGAAACACGGCACGACTGGCGGCTTCCGACATCACAAGAATGGGCATTCATGGCAGAACCGGTTTTACCGGAAGAACCTGATCCGATCTTCACGGACCCCGAACTGACATGGGCATCATCTTATCTGATTGAAGGCCTCGCATCACGCACGCTCAAACCACAAGGCAGCTTTGCGACATCACCCCAAGGGATTGCCGATCTTAACGGAAGCGTATGGGAATGGACCAATAGTTGTTATTCCGGAACCGCTGATCTGGGGCGGTGTCCTGCGTTTTATGTCGGAGGCGAGCATGTCGCCGCGATACCGTTTCTTGTCCGTGACCCAGCAAGAGGCGGCTGCGCTGCCGGGACACCTCCTGCGCATCTGGGGATGAGATTGGTGACCGATCGCAGTCTTTGA
- a CDS encoding extracellular solute-binding protein, with protein MKLFSATLALIALTTPAFADVTVSHGFSTFGDLKYGPDFTHFDYANPDAPQGGTMSQRQLFGTPTFDSLNTFIIKGDSAPEVGVHIYDSLMVRANDEPDALYGLIAETIEYPEDLSYVAFNMRPAARFHDGTPVTAADVVFTINALQTEGHPFYRNLLSDVTGVTAESDHRVRFDLAPGAGSGLLGSVAELPVLPAHFYDTVDFAESWMEIPLGSGPYEVAVVDAPRTITFCKDPDYWAADLPVNVGRNNFDCFNYEYFVDDTVGLEAFAAGEYHMRVEYRSASWATGYDFPAAQRGWVQQLLIPDGRPANAQGIWFNMRNPVLQDIRVRQALEYAFNFEWTNDTIFYGTYTRNDSFFENTDMQATGIPEGAELALLEEFRDQLPPEIFTAPAHVPNPGSDRPRDRGDLRAAGELLDQAGWTVGDDGVRRNAAGEVLHLEFPDSSRSLERIMIPYTENLKALGIDVEFEVIDPSAWTQRRQAFDFDLSSTAWSVATTPGAELRAFYGSAAAGAEGSNNLTGLADPVVDALIERVVVANTREELTTAARALDRVLRSKHIWIGGWNLGAHRVAVWDIFGIPETPAPYDFFRNVDFWWFDRDKYDVLVAEGALDSGL; from the coding sequence ATGAAGCTATTCTCAGCCACCCTCGCGCTGATCGCACTCACGACACCCGCATTCGCCGATGTCACCGTCAGCCACGGCTTTTCCACCTTCGGCGATCTCAAATACGGTCCGGACTTCACCCATTTCGATTACGCCAACCCCGACGCGCCCCAAGGCGGCACCATGAGCCAGCGGCAGCTGTTCGGCACCCCCACCTTTGACAGTCTCAACACCTTCATCATCAAAGGCGACAGCGCCCCCGAAGTGGGCGTACACATCTATGACAGCTTGATGGTGCGGGCGAACGACGAACCCGACGCGCTCTACGGGCTGATCGCCGAAACCATCGAATACCCCGAGGATCTGTCTTACGTCGCCTTCAACATGCGCCCCGCCGCCCGTTTCCACGACGGCACCCCTGTCACTGCTGCCGATGTGGTGTTCACGATCAATGCGCTGCAAACTGAAGGGCACCCTTTTTACCGCAACCTGCTATCCGATGTGACAGGTGTGACGGCCGAAAGCGACCACCGCGTCCGCTTTGATCTGGCCCCCGGTGCCGGCAGCGGGCTGTTGGGAAGTGTGGCCGAACTGCCTGTTCTGCCTGCGCATTTCTACGACACTGTGGATTTCGCCGAAAGCTGGATGGAGATCCCCCTTGGCTCTGGCCCGTATGAGGTGGCAGTGGTCGACGCCCCGCGCACGATCACTTTCTGCAAAGACCCTGATTATTGGGCGGCAGACCTGCCCGTGAACGTGGGCCGCAACAACTTTGACTGTTTCAACTATGAATACTTCGTCGATGATACAGTGGGGCTAGAGGCCTTTGCCGCCGGTGAATACCATATGCGTGTCGAATACCGCTCGGCGTCATGGGCGACAGGCTATGATTTTCCGGCAGCACAACGCGGTTGGGTCCAGCAACTCTTGATCCCCGATGGCCGCCCCGCCAATGCCCAAGGCATCTGGTTCAATATGCGCAATCCGGTCCTGCAAGACATTCGCGTGCGTCAAGCCCTTGAATATGCATTCAATTTCGAATGGACGAATGATACGATTTTCTACGGCACCTATACCCGCAACGACAGTTTCTTCGAAAATACCGATATGCAGGCAACAGGTATCCCCGAAGGCGCGGAACTGGCGCTTTTGGAAGAGTTCCGCGACCAGCTCCCGCCTGAAATCTTCACAGCCCCCGCCCATGTCCCCAACCCCGGCAGTGACCGCCCCCGCGACCGTGGCGATTTGCGCGCAGCAGGCGAGTTGTTGGATCAGGCGGGCTGGACCGTCGGCGATGACGGTGTGCGCCGCAATGCAGCGGGCGAGGTTCTGCACCTTGAATTCCCCGATAGCAGCCGCAGCCTTGAGCGGATCATGATCCCCTACACCGAAAACCTCAAAGCGCTCGGCATCGACGTTGAATTCGAGGTGATCGACCCAAGTGCCTGGACCCAGCGACGGCAGGCGTTTGACTTTGATCTCTCGTCAACTGCGTGGTCCGTGGCCACGACACCGGGGGCGGAATTGCGCGCCTTTTACGGTTCTGCCGCCGCAGGTGCCGAAGGCAGTAACAATCTGACCGGTCTGGCCGATCCCGTGGTTGATGCCTTGATCGAACGGGTCGTGGTGGCCAATACCCGCGAAGAGCTAACGACCGCCGCGCGCGCCTTGGACCGTGTGCTGCGGTCCAAACACATCTGGATCGGCGGCTGGAACCTCGGGGCGCACCGCGTGGCGGTTTGGGATATCTTCGGCATCCCCGAAACCCCAGCCCCCTATGATTTCTTCCGCAACGTTGATTTCTGGTGGTTTGATCGCGACAAATACGATGTGTTGGTCGCAGAGGGCGCGCTGGACAGCGGGCTTTAA
- a CDS encoding bifunctional alpha/beta hydrolase/OsmC family protein: protein MPTEKLTFTGHGGDTLAARLDLPNGPHLATALFAHCFTCSKDITAARRIAARLSSMGIAVLRFDFTGLGHSGGEFENTSFTTNVDDLIAAGNALAERDMAPSLLIGHSLGGAAALKAAPMMDGIKAVVTIGAPFDPAHVTHNFAEAIPEIKDQGSAEVSLGGRPFRIGKEFVEDVSHANLKASIAQLGAALLVLHAPRDATVGIENAADIFLAAKHPKSFITLDNADHLITQAADAEYAADVIATWSKRYLALAEPEAPDAVPEGIMRVTEADADGFLQDIQSGPHHALADEPAKFGGTNKGFSPYGFISAGLGACTSMTIRMYARRKGWPLTGVSVDIAHGKEHAADAADPADAKVDHFARTIRLEGDLSDEQRAKLLEIADKCPVHRTLERSSTVITHLA from the coding sequence ATGCCAACTGAAAAACTCACCTTCACCGGACATGGGGGCGATACGCTTGCCGCGCGCCTTGATCTGCCCAACGGCCCACATCTTGCCACGGCGCTTTTTGCGCATTGCTTTACCTGCTCCAAGGATATCACCGCCGCCCGCCGGATTGCGGCGCGCCTGTCGTCAATGGGGATCGCGGTGTTGCGGTTCGATTTCACCGGACTGGGCCATTCCGGGGGCGAGTTTGAGAACACCAGCTTTACCACCAACGTCGATGATCTGATCGCAGCAGGCAACGCGCTGGCGGAGCGCGACATGGCTCCATCGTTGCTGATCGGCCATTCGCTCGGCGGTGCCGCCGCTCTCAAAGCGGCCCCTATGATGGACGGCATCAAGGCGGTGGTCACGATCGGCGCACCGTTTGATCCCGCTCACGTCACCCATAATTTCGCCGAGGCAATTCCCGAAATCAAAGATCAAGGTTCAGCAGAAGTCTCGCTTGGCGGCCGCCCGTTCCGCATCGGCAAAGAGTTTGTCGAGGATGTGAGCCACGCGAACCTCAAAGCCTCAATCGCGCAGCTGGGTGCGGCACTTCTGGTGCTTCACGCCCCCCGCGATGCCACGGTCGGAATTGAAAATGCCGCAGATATCTTTCTGGCCGCCAAACACCCCAAAAGTTTCATCACGCTGGACAACGCCGACCACCTGATCACGCAGGCCGCCGATGCAGAATACGCCGCAGATGTGATTGCGACATGGTCCAAACGCTATCTCGCACTGGCAGAACCCGAGGCGCCGGATGCAGTGCCCGAGGGCATCATGCGCGTCACTGAAGCGGACGCTGACGGTTTTCTGCAAGACATCCAATCAGGCCCGCACCATGCGCTGGCGGATGAGCCCGCGAAATTCGGCGGCACAAATAAGGGGTTCTCTCCTTATGGCTTTATTTCTGCGGGTCTGGGGGCCTGCACCTCGATGACCATCCGCATGTACGCGCGGCGCAAAGGTTGGCCCCTGACAGGGGTCAGCGTCGATATCGCACATGGCAAGGAACACGCAGCGGATGCGGCTGATCCGGCTGACGCCAAAGTTGATCACTTTGCGCGCACGATCCGGCTTGAGGGCGATCTAAGCGACGAGCAACGCGCAAAACTGCTTGAAATCGCGGACAAATGCCCCGTGCATCGCACGCTTGAGCGGTCATCGACCGTCATTACCCATCTGGCATAA
- a CDS encoding biotin transporter BioY yields MALALNDKVLTEAFGPSEGTALRVKQAAMVVLGIAFLAIMAKIKVPMWPVPITMGTFAVLTIGATYGPRLGLVTILGYLIIGALGFDVFAGSAADNAGLTYMMGGTGGYLVGYVLATLALGFAARAGWDRSVLMMGVALLIANALIYLPGVAWLSVLYGNSLTWAVEVGLVPFLIGDALKLGLAALLVPGLWKLIGNARS; encoded by the coding sequence ATGGCCCTCGCACTCAACGATAAAGTCCTGACCGAGGCATTCGGTCCGTCCGAAGGTACGGCATTGCGCGTCAAGCAAGCCGCAATGGTGGTTCTGGGCATCGCGTTTCTGGCGATTATGGCGAAGATCAAAGTGCCGATGTGGCCTGTTCCAATCACGATGGGCACATTCGCCGTGCTGACGATTGGTGCCACCTATGGCCCGCGTCTGGGTCTTGTGACGATTCTTGGCTACTTGATTATCGGTGCCTTGGGTTTTGATGTGTTCGCAGGTTCGGCCGCTGATAACGCCGGTCTGACATATATGATGGGCGGCACTGGCGGCTATTTGGTGGGCTATGTTCTGGCGACGCTGGCACTGGGTTTTGCGGCCCGCGCCGGTTGGGACCGGTCGGTTCTGATGATGGGTGTTGCCCTGTTGATCGCCAACGCGCTGATCTATCTGCCCGGCGTGGCATGGTTGAGCGTGCTTTACGGCAACAGCCTGACTTGGGCGGTTGAGGTTGGTCTGGTGCCATTCCTGATTGGTGACGCGCTCAAGCTGGGTCTTGCGGCGCTGCTGGTGCCCGGTTTGTGGAAGCTGATCGGCAACGCGCGCTCGTAA
- a CDS encoding DUF6314 family protein translates to MAVDFEGVWALRRTIVDRRDGQNGTLAGQAVFMTTQPDHLTYEETGRLTLESGVTLEAQRRYQWVFAAGAVIVTFEDGRPFHSFTPEGHAAGTDHPCGDDFYTVRYDFTAWPVWRAVWTVKGPRKDYVSTSTYRPL, encoded by the coding sequence ATGGCAGTGGATTTTGAGGGGGTTTGGGCCTTGCGCCGCACAATTGTGGACCGGCGTGATGGTCAGAACGGCACGTTGGCGGGGCAGGCGGTATTCATGACCACGCAGCCCGATCACCTGACCTATGAGGAAACCGGGCGCTTGACGCTGGAGAGTGGCGTGACGCTCGAGGCGCAGCGACGCTATCAATGGGTTTTTGCCGCTGGCGCAGTGATCGTGACCTTTGAGGACGGCCGCCCGTTTCATTCATTTACCCCCGAGGGTCACGCGGCTGGCACCGACCATCCTTGTGGTGATGATTTTTACACTGTGCGCTATGATTTCACCGCGTGGCCCGTGTGGCGCGCGGTCTGGACAGTGAAAGGGCCGCGCAAGGATTATGTCTCAACTTCGACTTATCGGCCGCTTTAG